One window of the Magnolia sinica isolate HGM2019 chromosome 19, MsV1, whole genome shotgun sequence genome contains the following:
- the LOC131234322 gene encoding aureusidin synthase-like isoform X2 has product MFYIFIKGQHGSLIFPTSSFPSSEGVASIMGSKLWFSTVLLAFVLVTLGFSATLLLHGSHIEGELRGLDEEKSPAVYISAAFEWLRRTVFGVNGGWFSSSSEPNKTKTILVVANISSCHKSLTDADRPVYCCPPKPKSEESVIDFQFPSPSSPMRIRRPTYLVDEEYIAKYEKAVSIMKQLSYDDPRSFNRQANMHCIYCTGAYNQENSTSIFKIHNSWLFFPWHRAMIYFHERMLAKFMGDDTFALPYWNWDNPAGMVFPSMYLNGSFVDKDRNPIHLPPHVADISYNEKESGLGPEDQISSNLAFMYTQMVSGAKKPELFMGCKYKAGKEGYCKSPGTIEIAPHDTLHSWAGSDITPEGEDMGAFYSAARDPVFYAHHANIDRLWNVWKGLRGNRLEFEDPEWLDSYFYFYDENAQLVRIKIRDTLDMTKFRYTYQEVDLPWLNARPKPSISPQISRNILKMRETQNGLQLPSHTFSPDFGPEGRTLDTTIRTKVHRPKIHRSKKEKEEEEEVLVVYGIDVKKDTYVKFDVYVNVVDETTTGPESREFAGTYVNMRSGVRLVRNEGDSTVKGKSTLKLGISEVVEDLEADEDEYIWVTLVPRGGTGVNTTIDGIQIEYMR; this is encoded by the coding sequence GGAATTAAGAGGCTTGGATGAAGAGAAGAGCCCTGCAGTCTACATATCTGCAGCATTTGAATGGCTCAGGAGAACCGTGTTTGGTGTGAATGGAGGATGGTTTTCAAGCAGCAGTGAGCCTAATAAAACAAAAACCATTCTCGTGGTTGCTAACATAAGCAGCTGTCACAAGTCCCTTACAGATGCCGATAGGCCAGTGTACTGTTGCCCTCCCAAACCAAAATCGGAGGAGTCCGTCATAGATTTCCAGTTCCCAAGCCCTTCCTCACCGATGCGTATCCGTCGGCCAACCtaccttgttgatgaagagtatATTGCCAAGTACGAGAAGGCCGTCTCAATCATGAAGCAACTCAGCTATGATGACCCACGTAGCTTTAACCGCCAAGCAAACATGCACTGCATCTATTGCACCGGAGCCTATAACCAAGAAAATTCAACCTCCATTTTCAAGATACACAATTCATGGCTATTCTTCCCATGGCATCGCGCCATGATCTACTTCCATGAGCGGATGCTTGCGAAATTCATGGGAGACGACACCTTTGCGCTGCCTTACTGGAATTGGGATAACCCTGCAGGCATGGTTTTCCCCAGTATGTACTTGAATGGGTCTTTCGTTGATAAGGACCGGAATCCCATCCACCTCCCACCCCACGTCGCCGACATCAGCTACAATGAAAAGGAGAGTGGGCTTGGGCCTGAGGACCAAATATCCTCCAACCTTGCATTCATGTATACTCAAATGGTTTCTGGTGCAAAGAAGCCCGAGCTCTTCATGGGATGCAAGTACAAAGCCGGTAAGGAGGGCTACTGCAAGTCGCCAGGAACAATAGAGATTGCTCCCCATGACACGTTGCACTCATGGGCTGGGAGCGATATAACGCCTGAGGGGGAGGACATGGGTGCGTTCTACTCGGCTGCACGTGACCCTGTCTTCTATGCTCATCACGCAAACATTGATCGCCTGTGGAATGTCTGGAAGGGGCTAAGAGGGAACCGTCTTGAGTTTGAAGATCCTGAGTGGCTCGACTCTTACTTCTACTTCTATGATGAGAACGCCCAACTTGTCAGGATCaagatacgggataccttggacATGACTAAATTCAGGTATACTTACCAGGAGGTGGACCTTCCTTGGCTCAATGCACgccccaaaccatccatttctccCCAAATCTCACGCAACATATTGAAGATGAGAGAGACCCAGAATGGATTGCAACTGCCGAGTCACACCTTTTCTCCGGACTTTGGCCCAGAGGGTCGCACCCTCGACACTACCATAAGGACCAAGGTCCATAGGCCTAAGATTCACAGAAgcaaaaaagagaaagaggaagaagaagaggtgtTAGTCGTGTATGGGATTGATGTTAAGAAGGACACATATGTGAAGTTTGATGTCTATGTCAATGTGGTTGATGAAACCACCACAGGACCTGAGTCTCGAGAGTTTGCAGGGACCTATGTTAACATGCGCAGTGGTGTAAGGTTAGTGAGGAATGAGGGAGATTCGACAGTGAAGGGAAAGAGCACTCTTAAGTTAGGGATTTCAGAAGTGGTGGAAGATTTAGAGGCAGATGAAGATGAGTACATCTGGGTTACTTTGGTGCCGAGAGGTGGGACTGGAGTAAATACAACCATTGATGGGATTCAGATTGAATATATGAGGTAA